The sequence below is a genomic window from Perca fluviatilis chromosome 13, GENO_Pfluv_1.0, whole genome shotgun sequence.
GTTGTAGAAGTTACTGGGGTCATCACCAAGCAGAACAGGGATGCCTTGGAGAACAAGGGTACGCACTGCTGTCACATCTGGTTTCTAGAAGTGGATAGAACAAATAAAGTTCAAGATTAAGCAACATTCAGAAGTTACACTACAAAcccattttttaaaaagcatatGAAAAGGTGTCACCATGTATGCTTAACAGTGCAGAGAACAGTTGCCGATTGCAGTAGTTATCTAATCCACAGCAAAAACTTAACAAGTCTGTAGTGGACTGACCCTTGAATCAATTTGCTGCACAATCTCAGCCAGTTTCTCTCCAACACTTCCTTTCTTGGACTTGAAGATTGTGACAAAGCGTGGTGTGTAGCGGTCAACAGCACCAAAAAAGTCATTCTCCAGGTTTGTCGTGGCTATCCTGTTGAACTCAGCAAACACCtacaagacagaaaaaaaatgtgagtGAGTAGACTGGCTTGAGCCAGTGTGGAAATTTTGGAAAACCTTTGGTTACCAGTCCTAAAACCTAAATGCACACTAGGAGAATATAAAAAAGCATATCAATATCTGTACGTACTTGTCTCTCTGTAAAAAGAGCTGGCCAGCGCTCCTTCAGGGTTTTCACTGGAGGTTCAGCCTCCACAATCTCCCGTCTCCGCAGTGGGAATGTCTGGTCCATCTTAGATGCAATGACTGTTCCACTGGGGTTCCGTTTTTTCATTTCTTCAACCAGGAGCTTTCTTTCAACTTCTAGTCTATCTTCATTCTGCCCCTCAGGGAGGTCTGGTAAGTAATTGACCTCAAACCTTTTTGGTCTTTTGAGGCCTTTTGATGCCATTCCTGGGGCGCCTTTTTTACCCTGATTTATAGCAACTTCTGCACATCCAGCTTTTCTCAGTTTAGTGCGATAGTTCCCCATTTTGTATGTCAAGCTATTCTTCCAGCCAGAACACCCATCTGGCGAGCCTGGTTCCCTCAGGCAGGGATGTTTGCTTATGAAGCCAATGCCACAGAATGGCATCGTTCTTCATTTGGATAGGCATCAAATTTGTAGATCGCTTCAGCAAGCTTCTCCAAAATACCATGCTTCATGTCTCTTGGTACATTCAGGTAAGTTTGGTCTCGTAAAACTTAAGATTAGCCTGTCTCAGTCTGAATTCTACATCAACCGAGAAGTTTGGAATCTCAAAAACTCTGGCCATTGCTCTTGtcttgttgatgatgatgagctGTATGTCGACAGAATCTCTGTATCATCTGAGACATTTGAGGCATCAGAAATGCTGGTGGTGGAAGCAGGCACCAGTGTCAGTGTCACCAATGAAATGACCTTCACAGTTGCT
It includes:
- the LOC120571757 gene encoding uncharacterized protein LOC120571757 gives rise to the protein MGNYRTKLRKAGCAEVAINQGKKGAPGMASKGLKRPKRFEVNYLPDLPEGQNEDRLEVERKLLVEEMKKRNPSGTVIASKMDQTFPLRRREIVEAEPPVKTLKERWPALFTERQVFAEFNRIATTNLENDFFGAVDRYTPRFVTIFKSKKGSVGEKLAEIVQQIDSRKPDVTAVRTLVLQGIPVLLGDDPSNFYNTSFDSDSDEAWDQVSVGLLTVISEDVPLRQIISILTQCLLPSFLKEVL